CGTTCAGCCCCTGACGGAGCGATGGCGACAGAATCTCGCCCGCCACCAAGGCAATCTCCATAGCAAGGTCCCGGGCGGTGTCATACCCGAGTTCTTCCATTTTCTTGATCAGCGCCATGAGAAAGGACGGAACGCCGATGTAACCCGTTATTTTCAGTCCCGCGATGGTCTTCACCTGGATCTCCGTATTGCCGACCCCTGTGGGCACTGTGACGCAGCCGATGCCGTTGCAGGCCTCATCAAGGAAAATGCCCGCCGGTGTCAGGTGGTAGGAAAAGGTGTTCATGACGATGTCGCCCGGCCGGAAACCAACGTTGTACAGACATTTCCGCAGTCCCCAGTAATCCTCTTGCCTGCCTTCAGGATCATAGATGGGACCAGGAGACACATATATTCTCTTCAATGTTTCCACCGGCACGGCGAGAAATCCCCCGAACGGCGGGTTATTCTGGTGAAATTCCGGCATTCTGTTTTTTTTCAGAACGGGAATTTTGGAAAAATCGTTTATATTTTTAATATCTTGCGGATTGATGCCTCTTTCATCGAGGAAACTTTTATATCCGGGCGCATTTTGATATGCGTATTTGAGAATCCGGATCGCCTCTTTCTCTTTGCCGACGGTGCGTTCGGAGATGGCCATACATTCGGCCTTTTCGTTATAATAACCTTTATTTCTCTCTTCTTTTGTTTTCTTAGGCGCCCTAGTAGGCATGCTGCCGCTCCTTGCTGTTTAGACTATGAAAGCCATCTCTTTCTGCGCTTGTAATGCTTCGCGTCTTTGAAGCTCTTCTTCTTGCCCACGTCGGAAAGTCCGAGGTAGAACTCCTTGACATCCTCGTTTTCCCGTAATTTGGAACACTCGCCGTCCAGCACCACCTTACCCATCTCCATAACATATCCGTAATGGCCGATGGAAAGAGCCAGATTGGCGTTCTGTTCCACGAGCAGGATTGTGGTTTTCTCTTCGCTGCATATCTTTCTGATTATTTCAAAAATTTCCTTCACCAAAAGCGGGGCCAGGCCCAGGGATGGTTCATCGAGCAGCATCAGCCGCGGGCGCGCCATCAGGGCCCTGCCGATTGCGAGCATCTGCTGCTCACCGCCGCTCATGTACCCGGCCACCTGAGTGCGCCGGCTCTGCAGCTTCGGGAAATAATCAAAAACGGTTTCTATGTCTCGCTTGATATTCTGTTTGTCCTTGCGGGTATAGGCGCCGGCTATCAGATTTTCCGTCACCGTCAAGTCTTTAAATATCCGGCGTCCTTCCATGACCTGGAAAATGCCCATTCTGACAATATCTTCGGCATCCTTATTGTTGATCTTTTCTCCCATGAATTCTATTGAGCCGTCTGTCACCTCACCCTCTTCAGACTTCAATAATCCCGAAATCGCCTTTAGGGTCGTGGTCTTGCCGGCGCCGTTAGCGCCCAGAAGAACTGTGATTTCGCCTTCCTTAGCTTCCATGGACATCCCCTTGAGTACCAGGATCACGTCATCGTAAATCACTTCCACGTTGTTGATCTTTAACATTAGAACTCTCACCAATATAGCCAAATAAGGACTGAGTGCTGAGTGCTGAGTGCTCAGTCCTCAGCACTCAGCACTGTTTTTTCTAATACTTCAAGAAAGCCGTCAGAGGTTCGATCTTGCCCTTCTTTATTACATACATCTTTGCCGATAGATTCGGCTTTCTGAGTTCCGGTTTGTAGGCGATGTCCGCGCACAATCCCATCATGACGAATTTATTTGATTCCAGCACCTTCTTGATGTTTTCGCCGGTCAGGTTGTTGCCTGCTTTCTTGAGCGCTTCCACGAGCAGATAGGCGCCGATGAAACCCTGGGTGTAATTGACGGGTTGCACGTCTAACTTACCGTTCATCTCTTTGCGCACCTTATGCATTAAGGCTACGCCTGGAATCTTGGCCTCCGTCCAGAAAGCAAAGGGCATGGGCGCCATGAAACCTTCCGACGCATCACCGGCCATCTGGATCAGCTTCTCGGAGAATGTCCAGTTGAGGCCGATAAACTTGTTCTTCAGGCCGAGTTTTTTGGCATCCTTCAGGATCGTACTCGTCGCCATGAGGGTATGCTGATTGATCGCAAAGTCGGGTTTCGTCTTCTGCATGTTGAGCAGTTGCGTCGTCGCGTCAAGGGCTTGCAGCGGCACGATTTCTTTATCCACGATCTCTACGCCGATTTTCTTGGCAAAATCCTCGGCATCCTGGATGGGCGACAGGCCGAATCCCGAGTCATTATAAATCAAGGCCACGCGCGGCGCTCGACTCTTGTCTTTCCAATTGTCCTTGATCCACTTCAAGGCCAGTCGGGCCTGATCGGAATAGGTGGTGGCACCGATGAAGTTATAGGGCGTCTTGTCGAAGACGAGGTGTTCGGAATAGGAGGCGGATATATAGGGTATCTTATCGTTGGTGATCATGGTCGCCATGGCCTCTGTATCGCCCGTTCCCCAGCCCAGAATGGCAATAACGCCTTTGGACTGCATTTCTTTGTAAGCAGCAACTGCCTGGGGAATTTTATAGGCATAGTCCGTATCAATCAGTTCTATCTTCCTGCCGTTAACCCCGCCTTGTTTGTTGACATAGTTGATGTAGTCCTTCGCAGCCACCGCATAGGGTGATCCCACATCACCAGTGGCGCCCGTAAGGTCAAAGATACCACCGATCTTGATGGTTGGCTCCGCAAAACCGACACCGCTTAGTAAAAACACTGCTAAAACAGCCAACAAAAATCTTTTCATGATCCCTCCTTAATTTTGTTCATCTTACTAATATGAAAATGGCCACAGTTTCCAGTAGTTCTGGATGGTTTTCCATCTGGCAGCCAGACCGTCCGGCTCAAAGATCAGGAAGAGAATGATGACGAGCCCGAAAATGCCCTCCCTGATCGCGCCGAAAATATTGACTAAAACGGGATATTGGTTGGAAAAAAGACCGCTGATCAGCCTTAGCACCTCGGGTAAGAGTGTCATGAAGATCGCACCCAGGATGCTGCCATAAATGCTGCCGAGACCGCCGATAATGATCATCGAAAGATACTGAATGGAAATCACGACATTAAAGTGTTCCGGCGTTATGATGCCTAAGTAATGCGCCCACAAGCTTCCCGCCACGCCCGCGTAAAAAGAACTGATGCCGAACGATATAAGTTTGTACTGGAAAAGGGGGACACCGATAATCTCCGCCGAGATATATCTGTCCCGGATCGCCATGAAAGCCCGGCCGGGTTTCGTGCGGACAATGTTTTTGGCAATCATGATGGCGATGATGGTAAAACCCAGGGCCAGGAAATAAAATTTGAAATCACTGTTGAAGACAATGCCGCCGATTTTGGCAGGCGGTACCATCATGCCCTGACTGCCGCCCGTGACAGCCCGCCAGCGCACAAAGACAAACTCCAGGATCACCTGTGCCGCCAGGGTGGCGATGGCCAGATATAATCCTTTCAGCCGCAAGGACGGGATGCCGAAGATCATGCCGACGATGGCCGTTACACACCCCGCGGCCAGAACACATACCCAAAACGGCATCCCCAGAATTGTCATGAAATATCCCGAGGCATACGCCCCGACGCCCATGAAGGCGCCGTGCCCCAGAGAGATCTGACCCGTAAAGCCAGTCAGGATGTTTAGCCCGATGGCGGCGATGACGGCAATGAGGACGCTGTTCACGACGTATAGCAAATATCGGGATCCCTGAAATATAAACGGGAACGCGATCAAAACAATCAGCAGCAAGGCTATCCAGAACTTGGACACTTTGGTCTGCCAGATGGCCTCGTCGTCCTCGTAGGTTGTCTTGAATACGCCGCACTTGATTGCCATTGAATTTCTCCGTTAAATCTTTTCTATCTCTTCGGTGCCGAACAGCCCATAAGGCTTGATCATTAAAACAACGACGAGTACTATGAAAGGCACGACTTCCTTGGAGCCCCCTTCGAAAATGGGGTCCAGATACATGCCGCTGAGCGCTTCGAGCAGCCCGATGATGAAGCCGCCCAGGATGGCGCCGGGGATGCTGTCCAGACCGCCCAGGATGACCGCGGGAAAAACCTTGAGTCCAAACGAGCTGAGGCTCGAGTTGACGCCGTTGATATTGCCGATCAGAATGCCTCCGACGCTGGCTACCACGGCGGCAATCGCCCAGGCGATGGCAAAGATCTTCTTGATGCTGATGCCCATGGACTGCGCGGCCTGCTGATCATTGGCCACCGCTCGCATCGCGATGCCGGAACTGGAATAGCGGAAAAAAAGGTTGAATAAAACAAGGCAAAGCACGGCAAAGAAGACACTGTACAGATAGACCTGGGAGACGACAATGGCGCCGAAGTGCAAAGGTTCCGCAGGAAAAATGGCGGGATAGACCAGGGTTTCCGAACCCCAGATGACATGGATGATGCCTTTGAGCAGGCTTGCCAGCCCGATCGTGAGCATGATGATGGAAATGGCCGGTTCGCCGATCATCGGTCGCAAAAAAAGCCTTTCCAGGAGAAATCCAAAGAGCGCCGCGGCAATGAGGGTCGCCACAAAAGCCAGCCAAAAGGGAATCTTCAATACCACAACCAAGGCCAGGCACAGATAAGCCCCGAACATCAGCAGCTCTCCCTGGGCAAAATTGATCACGGCCGTTGATTTATAGATCAGCACAAATCCCAGGGCGATCAGGGCATAAATGCTGCCCACCACAATGCCGCTGATCAACGACTGTAAAACTGATTCCATCGCCTGTTCTCCTTAGACGTTTCTCACTGCCATGACGGTTCTGATCGTGGCGGTCTTCCCATCCTGAAATTTAATGATCGCTTCTATTTTTATCGAATCCTGGCCGGCGTACATGCCGGCGATGATTTCCTGATACTTTTCCTCTACAAAATGCCGGCGGACCTTTCTGGTGCGCGTCAATTCATCGTCATCGGGATCAAGTTCCTTATACAAAAGGACAAAACGTTTCACCTTGGCGTTCTCGGGCAGCCCCTTATTCACCTTCTCGACATCTTTCTGAATGAAATCCACA
This portion of the Deltaproteobacteria bacterium genome encodes:
- a CDS encoding phenylacetate--CoA ligase family protein, with the protein product MPTRAPKKTKEERNKGYYNEKAECMAISERTVGKEKEAIRILKYAYQNAPGYKSFLDERGINPQDIKNINDFSKIPVLKKNRMPEFHQNNPPFGGFLAVPVETLKRIYVSPGPIYDPEGRQEDYWGLRKCLYNVGFRPGDIVMNTFSYHLTPAGIFLDEACNGIGCVTVPTGVGNTEIQVKTIAGLKITGYIGVPSFLMALIKKMEELGYDTARDLAMEIALVAGEILSPSLRQGLNDYGIIVRQALITADLGGVAYECPQEDGMHISDDLYIEICDPLTGEPLPAGSIGEVVVTDLGKECYPLVRYGTGDLSVVVTDECPCGRTSCRLKGILGRADEVTKIKGMFVHPRQIDEAAARFPNEVEKIRVVVTREGVTDMMTVEVQLKAGVSGTEILKAAIEEKIRESTKLRGSAVIVPAIPAGGKKIEDKRNWQ
- a CDS encoding ABC transporter ATP-binding protein yields the protein MLKINNVEVIYDDVILVLKGMSMEAKEGEITVLLGANGAGKTTTLKAISGLLKSEEGEVTDGSIEFMGEKINNKDAEDIVRMGIFQVMEGRRIFKDLTVTENLIAGAYTRKDKQNIKRDIETVFDYFPKLQSRRTQVAGYMSGGEQQMLAIGRALMARPRLMLLDEPSLGLAPLLVKEIFEIIRKICSEEKTTILLVEQNANLALSIGHYGYVMEMGKVVLDGECSKLRENEDVKEFYLGLSDVGKKKSFKDAKHYKRRKRWLS
- a CDS encoding ABC transporter substrate-binding protein, which encodes MKRFLLAVLAVFLLSGVGFAEPTIKIGGIFDLTGATGDVGSPYAVAAKDYINYVNKQGGVNGRKIELIDTDYAYKIPQAVAAYKEMQSKGVIAILGWGTGDTEAMATMITNDKIPYISASYSEHLVFDKTPYNFIGATTYSDQARLALKWIKDNWKDKSRAPRVALIYNDSGFGLSPIQDAEDFAKKIGVEIVDKEIVPLQALDATTQLLNMQKTKPDFAINQHTLMATSTILKDAKKLGLKNKFIGLNWTFSEKLIQMAGDASEGFMAPMPFAFWTEAKIPGVALMHKVRKEMNGKLDVQPVNYTQGFIGAYLLVEALKKAGNNLTGENIKKVLESNKFVMMGLCADIAYKPELRKPNLSAKMYVIKKGKIEPLTAFLKY
- a CDS encoding branched-chain amino acid ABC transporter permease, with the protein product MAIKCGVFKTTYEDDEAIWQTKVSKFWIALLLIVLIAFPFIFQGSRYLLYVVNSVLIAVIAAIGLNILTGFTGQISLGHGAFMGVGAYASGYFMTILGMPFWVCVLAAGCVTAIVGMIFGIPSLRLKGLYLAIATLAAQVILEFVFVRWRAVTGGSQGMMVPPAKIGGIVFNSDFKFYFLALGFTIIAIMIAKNIVRTKPGRAFMAIRDRYISAEIIGVPLFQYKLISFGISSFYAGVAGSLWAHYLGIITPEHFNVVISIQYLSMIIIGGLGSIYGSILGAIFMTLLPEVLRLISGLFSNQYPVLVNIFGAIREGIFGLVIILFLIFEPDGLAARWKTIQNYWKLWPFSY
- a CDS encoding branched-chain amino acid ABC transporter permease → MESVLQSLISGIVVGSIYALIALGFVLIYKSTAVINFAQGELLMFGAYLCLALVVVLKIPFWLAFVATLIAAALFGFLLERLFLRPMIGEPAISIIMLTIGLASLLKGIIHVIWGSETLVYPAIFPAEPLHFGAIVVSQVYLYSVFFAVLCLVLFNLFFRYSSSGIAMRAVANDQQAAQSMGISIKKIFAIAWAIAAVVASVGGILIGNINGVNSSLSSFGLKVFPAVILGGLDSIPGAILGGFIIGLLEALSGMYLDPIFEGGSKEVVPFIVLVVVLMIKPYGLFGTEEIEKI